A single Brienomyrus brachyistius isolate T26 chromosome 11, BBRACH_0.4, whole genome shotgun sequence DNA region contains:
- the man2a2 gene encoding alpha-mannosidase 2x isoform X4: protein MKLKKQVTICGGAIFCVAVFSLYLMLDRVQHDPARRQNAGNFPKSQISVLQNRIEQLEQLLEENHQIISHIKDSVLELTDTGAGAVAPSGQLPFRSANGSWVLPFDGRPAFLSVMPQDCQFAQSKRKDPELQMLDVYSLLKFDNMDGGVWKQGFEITYEPNEWDSEDLQVFVVPHSHNDPGWVKTFDKYYTDQTQHILNNLLTKLTEDPRRKFIWSEISFFVKWWESVDAQKQEAMRRLILGGQLEMVTGGWVMTDEATAHYFAMIDQLIEGHQWLERHIGMNPRSGWAVDPFGHGATMPYLLKRANLTSMLIQRVHYSIKKHLAASRNLEFMWRQAWDLSSSTDIFCHMMPFYSYDVPHTCGPDPKICCQFDFKRLPGGRVNCPWKVPPRAVVEANVAERASLLLDQYRKKSKLFRSKVVLVPLGDDFRYDKALEWDQQFLNYQRLFDYMNSHPEMHVHAQFGTLTDYFNAVYKANGVTPGTRPPNYPVLSGDFFAYADREDHYWSGYYTSRPFYKNFDRILESHLRVAEILYSLAVAHARHLGMEGRYPVSDYAHLTDARRNVGLFQHHDAITGTAKENVVIDYGARLLRSLIGLKKVIINAAHFLTLKNKDLYRFYQTEPFLETDERRATQDSLPQRTLIEMDPSPRYLVVVNPVEQERLCLVTILVNSPRVRVLTEDGQSLAAQLSAQWSSPTEMSSDGYQLSFTARLPALGLSVFHLYDSADSPLTLRSDSLLRLSGRTQAGRAVEPLQLRTQAADDRRFYIHSRSLTLGFSGATGLLETIRRTGDPQEVKVRMEFFIYGTRPSKDKSGAYLFLPDGKPKHYTQRQTPVVRVVEGPLFSEVVSHHQHFQITVRIHNIPGVDGLSLDITTVVDIRDQANKELAMRLVTDIQSEDTFFTDLNGYQIQPRRFYKKLPLQANFYPMPTMAYIQDSQYRLTLHTAQALGVTSLDSGQLEVILDRRLMQDDNRGLGQGLKDNKRTANRFRILLERRAGANKVAEHGQPGPSGGPQCMLVGGTVLSCSVRSQLVRFPFFSSLQKMPVNYLL, encoded by the exons ATGAAGCTGAAGAAGCAGGTGACCATTTGTGGCGGGGCCATTTTCTGCGTGGCTGTTTTCTCCTTGTATCTGATGCTGGATCGCGTCCAGCATGACCCAGCAAGGCGCCAGAACGCTGGCAACTTCCCCAAG agccaGATCTCCGTGTTGCAGAACCGCATCGAGCAGCTCGAGCAGCTCCTGGAGGAGAACCACCAGATCATCAGCCACATCAAGGACTCGGTGCTGGAGCTGACGGACACGGGGGCGGGGGCTGTGGCGCCCAGCGGCCAGCTGCCCTTCCGCAGTGCCAATGGTTCCTGGGTTCTTCCGTTTGACGGACGGCCTGCCTTCCTCTCAGTCATGCCGCAGGACTGTCAGTTTGCCCAGAGCAAGCGTAAAGACCCTGAATTGCAG ATGCTAGATGTGTACTCACTGCTGAAGTTCGACAACATGGACGGCGGGGTGTGGAAACAGGGCTTCGAGATCACCTACGAGCCCAACGAGTGGGACTCTGAAGACCTGCAGGTGTTTGTGGTGCCGCACTCTCACAATGATCCAG GCTGGGTTAAAACGTTCGACAAGTACTACACTGACCAGACTCAGCACATCTTGAACAACTTGCTGACCAAGCTGACTGAGGATCCCCGGCGCAAGTTCATCTGGTCTGAGATCTCCTTCTTCGTCAAGTGGTGGGAGAGCGTGGACGCGCAGAAGCAAGAGGCCATGCGCAG GCTCATCCTCGGAGGCCAGCTGGAGATGGTGACTGGAGGCTGGGTAATGACTGATGAGGCCACTGCTCACTACTTTGCCATGATCGACCAGCTCATCGAGGGCCATCAGTGGCTGGAGAGACACATAG GAATGAACCCACGCTCCGGCTGGGCCGTTGACCCTTTCGGCCACGGTGCCACCATGCCCTATCTGCTGAAGAGGGCTAACCTGACCAGCATGCTCATCCAGAGGGTCCACTACTCCATCAAGAAACACTTGGCCGCTAGCCGCAATCTGGAATTTATGTGGAGACAAGCGTGGG ACCTTAGTTCCAGCACCGACATCTTCTGCCACATGATGCCTTTCTACAGCTACGATGTCCCTCACACCTGTGGCCCCGATCCCAAGATTTGCTGCCAGTTTGACTTCAAGAGGCTGCCGGGCGGCAGGGTGAACTGCCCTTGGAAGGTGCCCCCTCGGGCCGTGGTCGAGGCCAACGTGGCAGAGAG GGCAAGCCTTCTCCTGGATCAGTACCGGAAGAAATCCAAGCTCTTCCGCAGCAAGGTGGTCCTGGTTCCCCTGGGAGACGACTTCCGCTATGACAAAGCTCTGGAGTGGGATCAGCAGTTCCTCAACTACCAGAGACTCTTTGACTACATGAACTCCCATCCAGAGATGCACGTGCAT GCTCAGTTTGGGACGCTGACTGACTACTTCAACGCTGTCTACAAAGCGAATGGAGTGACGCCTGGGACGAGACCCCCCAACTACCCAGTGCTGAGTGGAGACTTCTTTGCTTACGCCGACCGGGAGGATCACTACTGGAGTGGATACTACACCTCACGGCCCTTCTACAAGAACTTCGACCGTATCCTGGAGTCCCACCTCAG GGTAGCCGAGATCCTTTACAGCCTGGCCGTGGCTCACGCCCGCCACCTGGGCATGGAGGGCAGGTACCCCGTCTCGGACTACGCCCACCTGACCGACGCCCGCCGAAACGTCGGCCTTTTCCAGCACCACGATGCCATCACGGGCACGGCCAAGGAGAACGTCGTCATTGACTACGGGGCCAG GCTTTTGCGGTCCCTCATCGGTTTGAAGAAGGTGATCATAAACGCAGCTCACTTCCTCACACTGAAGAATAAAGACCTGTACCGTTTCTACCAGACGGAGCCTTTCTTGGAGACG GACGAGAGGCGAGCGACACAGGACTCTCTCCCGCAGCGCACGCTCATTGAGATGGACCCATCACCAAG GTACCTGGTGGTGGTCAATCCGGTGGAACAGGAGCGGCTCTGTCTGGTCACCATCCTTGTGAACTCGCCGAGGGTGCGGGTCCTCACGGAGGACGGGCAGAGCCTCGCAGCCCAACTCAGTGCTCAGTGGAGCTCCCCCACAGAGATGAGCTCCGACGGGTACCAG CTCTCCTTCACGGCTCGACTCCCTGCCCTTGGCCTCTCCGTGTTCCACCTGTACGACTCTGCCGACTCACCCCTGACCCTGCGCTCCGACTCCCTCCTGCGGCTGAGTGGGCGGACGCAGGCCGGCCGGGCCGTGGAGCCCCTGCAGCTGCGCACGCAGGCTGCGGACGACCGCAGGTTCTACATCCACAGCCGAAGCCTCACGCTGGGCTTCTCCGGAGCCACGGGCCTCCTGGAG ACAATCCGGCGCACGGGCGACCCTCAGGAGGTGAAGGTCCGCATGGAGTTCTTCATCTATGGCACCCGGCCCTCCAAGGACAAGAGCGGGGCTTATCTCTTCCTGCCGGACGGAAAACCTAAA CACTACACCCAGCGGCAGACCCCAGTCGTCCGTGTCGTGGAGGGCCCCCTCTTCTCTGAAGTGGTTTCTCACCACCAGCACTTCCAGATAACCGTCCGTATTCACAACAtcccag GGGTAGACGGCCTCTCTCTGGACATTACCACTGTGGTGGACATCAGAGATCAGGCGAACAAGGAGCTGGCTATGCGCCTGGTCACTGACATCCAGAGTGAGGACACCTTCTTCACGGATCTCAATGGCTACCAG ATTCAGCCACGTCGTTTCTATAAGAagctccccctgcaggccaaTTTCTACCCTATGCCCACCATGGCTTACATCCAGGACAGCCAGTACCGCCTCACCCTGCACACGGCCCAGGCACTGGGGGTGACCAGCCTGGACAGCG GCCAGCTGGAGGTGATCCTAGATCGACGCCTCATGCAGGACGACAACCGTGGGCTGGGCCAGGGACTGAAGGACAACAAGAGGACGGCCAACCGGTTCCGGATCCTGCTGGAGAGGCGAGCCGGCGCTAACAAGGTAGCCGAGCACGGCCAGCCGGGGCCAAGTGGGGGCCCTCAGTGCATGCTCGTAGGTGGCACTGTGCTTAGCTGTAGCGTGCGCAGCCAGTTGGTCAGATTTCCTTTTTTTAGCAGCTTACAGAAAATGCCAGTGAATTATCTGTTGTAA